Within Scomber japonicus isolate fScoJap1 chromosome 18, fScoJap1.pri, whole genome shotgun sequence, the genomic segment catttcatttcatttttgagGAGGTCTTTTGTCCCTGGGGCCGTCCAGCTTTATAACTCCACGCTGTAAGAGAGGAATGactgacttttcttcttttcttcttttttggactgactgactgtacgACCTGACTTAATATGGGCTACTGAATGCCTTCATTTCCTTCAGGATTAATACATCTGCACACGTTTCATTGCAAGTTTTATATCCCATTTCAAAACTACTATTACTAGTccattataacattttaaaatttcaatttaatttgaatattaCTTTGTTTActtaatttttattaatattacctttcttttgtctatttttattcttcagTGTTGCAATTTTTGTGAGTAACCATACATTCTTTGTATGCTTACATTAGTTCATGAAAAAGATTCTGGTTGAAAGGATTACATTGTTTCTAACATAAAATCCTGAGGGTTATTTGACAACCTGAGAACCCAATCAAACTAGGCCTTAACTTGAAAATTAAATTGAACCAAATACATCATATCAGTATGAAGATTCTCCATGGCTTATACTGACCTTTAAACCTTGGCGCCTATAAAGCCTAAAAACTACAATTCCCTAGCAGCTTGATTTAAATCAGCACCACAGATGTAGTTGTTGCAGGTTAAACAGGgttgcaaaaatatatatttactgaAACTATGAAATATCAATCAAATACAATGATCTAGTAATTACTCTGCATCTAGATGATCTATTTTACGAAAAAGTAAAGATGTTGGTTTATTTTAGATGTCTTAGCCAAATCAGCAGTCCTCCTACAACACAAAGCTCTTGCAGgagtaaaataattaaaagtgatggctgcattcatgtttgtgtttgtgtgttgagaCATGATGAAATACATTAGTTTGAATGTCATGCTGGGTGTcgtgaaaaaaattaaaaatgtgtgtccatgtaCACAAATCTAATAATTGTATGTCATCATGACTAAGAGCTGCTTTAATACTAGCTTTCCTTTGACAGGCAAAACCTTGAGTCCTCAACTTATGTTTCATAATGCGGCGTCCAACATCATCTGCCAGGTTCTGTTTGGTCGACGCTACGACTATGAtgatgacttcatcaaagtgaTTGTTCAGTGCTTCACTGAGAATGCCAAGTTAGCCAATGGACCGTGGGCTATGGTGAGTCAAAGCATGTTTCCAGCTGGTTCCAGCTAGTTTTTCAGTTGCCCACACAAAATGTTTAGAATAAAACCCAAAGATACCTGAACTTATGAACCTTTAGCATCCTCTGGCATTCTGGTATTCAcaactttttttaatgatcctCATTCTCACACACCTGGTTTAGCTGTTAAGTGTGTCACACTCACCTGCAAAACGCACCACGGCCCATTGAAGATCAGGATTTGCATTAGAGGGTTTGGTCTTGTTCTCCAGAAGCTCCTTGAGGCTGTCTGAAATAACTGTCTTCTCAAACCATTCACACTCCTGCAACTGCAGTAGCTGTTGGCATTTTGGTGTGTTGATGATTTTCAGTTGAActgggttaaggttagggttggggttgggttAGTGAAATAAACTTTTATCTCAGTGGTACTTTGTCTCTTAGCTTTTTTCATTGAAGTGACGCATTTGATACTAATATCATCTAGATTCAGATCAATTAATGATGAATCTTTCTTTACAGTTGTATGACTCCTTTCCCATGATTCGTAGCCTGCCACTGCCCTTCTCCAAGGCCTTTAAGAATGTTGCGGTATGTTCAtaacaaatgtaatttcaaactCTTGCTGCAACAGATTTTTTGCTCTAACCTTACACAGAGAACTACAACCAAcaaatgatttatgtttttcagACTTGTCTGGAAATTGCAAACCGTGTGTTGGCCGAACACAAGAGGACCAGAGTCACTGGAGAGCCACGGGACTTTGTTGACTGCTATCTGGAAGAACTagataaggtgtgtgtgtggttgtgtgtgtgtgtgtcagtaaggTTAATCAGCATAATGTTGCttaatgtttgtttgctttaaaataaatgttctctTTTTAGAGAGATGACACTACTACATTTTCAGAGGATCGACTCTCTATGTACGCTCTTGATATTCACTTTGCTGGGACTGACACAACCTCCAACACCCTGCTTACTGGATTCCTTTACCTTATGACCCACCCACACGTACAAGGTAGGCATGCACAGATAATCATGGATTACTTCTCTATAGTTCTGCCATTGTCTTTCCATCTATCTAAAGTCACAAACAGAGTTGGCATCTATCACGGAAGACATTTTGACGTATGTGACATCACAAAATCTGTGATAAGATGTAACAATGAAAGAAACAATACCATGAAAGATTACaatttatgaatatttaatatgaatatcagaattttttactccctaatatagGTATCGATATCGCcaccaaaaatccagtatcggtcggGCTCTAGTGGCAACAGTCCTGAATCTAAGGTGTGACAAATGTCCAACCTGCAATGTGGCGTAGACTTTCTAATATTGGTGTCTTtcacagaagacatttttacatgtcATAGTACAAAAAGAACAGGTGTGTATAATGACATGAGCATGGCTGAATTCTGTTTACTCCTTCAGTTTATCCATTCATCTTCCATTCTTCAGGCATCTTCAAATGTtctagtgtgttttttttcattttttatgtaccattcatttatatatcagggacaaaacacattcattaacGCCAATGTGATTTAGACAAAAGGCTTATGTTCATCAGGGTAGGTTATAGGTGTCGTTTAAtaaatgatgataccagtaccaatccaagtacccttaaagtgatactgataagttgagtacttcatttgatgcccatgtgaatagaagcattaaattgcaacttcaccaccacagacaggttgtagctgtTGTGGCAGTGGgacaatcacatgttgcattaaatcaaagaatgcttgtgttgattggctgtgagccagtccatacaaatagtcatattttgcAGTGCAAAACGGATCGATTGCAGGTGTCATTGGATGGGAGATGTTTCCATACTAATTGctattgatttatttcggtTGATACTATGAAGATATCAAGTACTGATACCCAACCTTACAATGGAAACAGTGGATCATTCATGCCGTCATTCTGCCATTTACCATCCTCTCTATACCTGTTACCCACTCTCAGTCATGTTCgtcatcatgttgttgctgttcaCATTTCAGTTGCACTGCAAAACATGGAATgcaactttttttctccccgCTCAACCCCCCGCTATATTTTTCAGAACGTTGTCAGCAGGAGATAGACCAGGTGTTGGAAGGGAAGGATCACGCTAGTTTCGACGACAGACACAGCATGCCTTACGTGCAGGTAAATCATTGGGTGTCAGAATAGTTTGACTTTAATTTCATGTGCACAACTGACTCTCATGGGTATATTTATCAGAGTGTGACTGACACCAACTCTTCTCAAGTCAGGGGAGTATTCGCAAAAGTAGATTTGGAGATCCCTGCTTTTAAACTGCCTTTAAACATTAATTCTACTTTTCTTATCCTGGTTGTCAACATTTTGTTGACAGGTTTCCACGTTGTAAGTTTGAGCTTCTGAGGGCCTGcactgtttttcttctgtcctaAGCCGAATAAAGCATAAAGACAGAGCTGCTCTTTAAATATGCTGTTTAAAGGTTGAAGAGCAGTGTTTTACTGCCCTTTCAAGCCCTTTTTTTCTGAGTGTTGTATCTGTAACCACACTCGgcagtgatgtcatggtgtCCTGGAGTACATCTTTATATCACTGCAGCAAACTGAGGTGTTAAACCACTAGAGGTCAGCAAAGACTTTTAATGGTGGGTTAAGTTattctttaaatatcttttCTTCCAAGGCTGTGGTCCATGAAATGCAGAGGGTCGCCAACACTGTGCCACTCAGCGTCTTCCACTGTACCACGACAGACACAGAGCTCATGGGATATTCCATTCCCAAGGTAAGAGGcaacagctgtttaatagttttGGCATTCATTTGGCAAATCTCACAGACACGCCGGACTCTTCTGCAAGTAATAGTTCGTAATTAATCACAAATTTCTTGATTTCACTGCTTGTAAGAAAACTGTTGTCTCTCAAAGTAGATAACAGATTTTCCAAACAGAATAACAAACCCTTCTTCACTTTCTCCTCAGGGTACAATGATCATCCCTAACTTGACCTCACTGCTGCAGGAGGAGGGACAGTGGAAATCCATTCATGGATTCAACCCTGAAAACTTCCTCAATGACCAGGAAGAGTTTGTTAAACCAGAGGCCTTCATGCCTTTCTCTGCAGGTACGAgagcataaaaaacaaacatacggATCTTGTTGCATCGCAGCTGACATTTCATGCACACATAAGATGGGTTTAATCAATGACTTTGAGATCTTGTTCATGTCTCAGGTCCCCGTACGTGTCTCGGAGAGGGTCTGGCTCGTATGGAGCTCTTCCTCATCACGGTGACTCTGCTGAGGAAGTTTAAGTTCATCTGGCCTGAGGATGCAGGGAAACCGGACTACACTCCAGTCTATGGGGCCACTCTGACTCCCAAACCTTATCGCATGGAGATCCAACTCAGGGAAAGGCAGTAAAGTGGTCTGCAGAGACAGTGGAGATGAACCCAGTTAAACACCAGCAGTCAGTTATACCTAAAAACAAATATGATGGCTTTTGTGTAACCTTTACTGGCCTTTAATAATACATGTAAAATGTGCCAAATGTTGGGTGACCATTTCAGTGGAAGACCATTATTATACCACGTTAATACTTAATAGtattcaattaattgattagttataATCAACTTTGTATTGCTGCTTTAGGTATTGGTATTCTTGCtaagacaaaaaacacagaaaatgtttaGTTGACTTGGGAATTGGGACTTTCTGTTGTTTGGATTTGATTCATTATAATATGTATAATACTTATACTGACACTAATGTACGtattgcatatttatatatgaacactaatataataatacagtacCACTCAAAAGTTTGAACTGTATGatgtatattatataatgtatatgaTATATGTTAAATGATGTTTTGACATATCGTTAGGTCCTGCAGTGGGTATCAGGCTATTCCAATATAAACTTAATGAACCCTCTGTTAATCAACATTCTGTAAACCTGACGTAATGTacctttaaacctttaaatatatataatataatctcAATGATTCCCCTATTTTTCTAGCTCCTCTAATATTGCATACCACTAGTTATATTCACTGCCACATCTACCATTAACTAACTAGTGAATACAATAGTGGCCTGAGTAGTGAATGTAAATATGTAGTTTAACAGTGTTTCAAGAATTATGAATATATTGTACTGGATCTCTGTATTGGTAAGAACATGGATGGGACCATTATTGGTATGTATTGGTACTCTGAATGACATTGTCATGCTCTGTATGCCCCTTCTGAATAAAGAGTAATGGGGGATCTTACCCTGGCCAGGTTCCTTTTCAAAAAATCCTCTTAACTCTACATTCATTAATATCATACtttctaaaaaagaaaacacaaatattctGCCTCTGAagtttttgttttacacaaaaaaccctacataataataatttcaatagaaagaaaaataaataaataaaaggtaaaGGCATAAGTGACAGACATCTTCTATTAAAACATTCTGAATAGATGTTGATATTagatacatttttcatattgttttatttattgtagagACTCGAAATACTATTTTATACCAAttaaaaatatcttctttttgtTCAATACATATCTTATGtacatttttgattttaaaaaacgtctgcatttatttattcgTGTTTACGTCATTTTTTGTGCTCCACATGTATTTTTTACAACTTTGTTTGGAtacttattgtattttattggcTTTGTTCCCATACTGTACAATGACATATGATCCATTGTTTCATTGGAAGCAGTTTTCCATGAATGTGTGTCCATGGAGGTCAATATCTTATTTTTGTAGTGCTTGATTTGTAATTAAACTATTTCACTGTTAGCACTATTTTTTACTGTCTTATAAATCTGATTTGATAAAAGATCTTTACtaattaaatgtatgtaaatgtaagaCACAGATTgactttctttcatcttttattaCTAAACTCATAGGGTCTGATTTAATAAGAGCCCAAATAAAAGGTACTAAATTGTGCGTGCAGTGCAACAGATTTGGTGATCAACTAAGAAAAACTGCATAAATGACAACaagtgcagacagcagtatttaaatgacggttttgcgtgtcttaatggagaatttggacgagcagaaagctgtgCCTAGCCGATTTCCTTCAAACATATCATAGACACAGTCACCATCACCAAAATTACCTTTGGATTTGGAACGTCCCATATTGCATATTGAATAtggcaaatgtactaaatggaaGCAGGGGCGGGGCTAGAGGTTGTAGGGAGTGCCCCCCTTCACATATGGTCCTTATAATTACACAAGCACCAGCTTTTTGACCAATGGAGTGAGCTCTGACTGTTGTACATTTAGAGGAAACCTGATCCTTACAAGATGTAGAGATAGCGAGAGGCCTAGTTAACATCTTCAAGGATTTTTGTTGTCATTCCAGCATGAAGATACatgagaagaaagaaatacagtACATAGGTCAGATCATAGTAAACATATGTATAAAATTTATTAAACATCTACACAATGGCATAAAAAGTCACAATGTAAGTCGCTTAaattcattatttgattttaaagtattgtgtatgtatgtaattaaaaacacaattccTTATTAATTAGTGAATCTTTGGTAGGTAGAATAAATTGTCTGCAGCCAAAAAGTAACTGCATCAattcattaataaattaataaagacATTACTGTCCAACACTGTGAGCAGGCGCAGGGTTGTtgaggtgagacagactgaacacTTTAGTGAGTTATATTCTTCACCTCAgatgatttaatttgtttattactgcagtgtgtgttggtcagctggtcttgtttgttactgctggagttCACTGGTCCACTAGTTTGTTGTATACTTCATGTTTGTCTCTCAAAGATATGTGAGAAGATCACATGATAAAAATAAGATGGGGAATGTCTCAAAGGTTAAAGAAGGATGTGGAGCAACATTGGTATTACTAGttgtgaaatatataaatataaatatataaatatatataatttataaaaaataaggTATTAAATCaaagattcatttttaattatatttcactCATTAACATCAACTGATTTTTTCTATCTTCAGAAGCTTCATTATTAATCACAATAAACTCACCCAGATTCAGTCAGCAGTTAGTTGAAGTTATTGCTCAaccagatttaaaaataaatatatattcagggcttttgagaaaacattgaGGTCTTCTGCCCCAGAAGCCACCCCTTAGCTCTACTCCTGATGAGCAGCAACACAATGATTGAACTCAGCTGGCCTGGACAtaaacaggaagagagggaagacaaAGTGCAGAAATTTGCCTGATCATGGACAAGGATGGGCTGAGAGCGGAGAAGGCATGTTAACTGTCTTAAGGGGGAAGGGGAAAAACACAGAGGCAAAAGATTATCACCTTtaagagactgtgtgtgtgtatgtgtgtgagtcacAGCCAGGAGAGAATGAGTGACGGACAGTAGataacaggtgtgtgtttagCCATGTGAAGGAAAGCAGGTAGGGGCACACGAGCGTGAAGTTGACAGGAAAGGAGAGGCATGAGGGCAGAGAATTCACAGGTCTCTTggatcttcatcatcctctgttTGGGGTCCTTGTTGACCACTATCACCTGGTACTGGCTCGACAAGTAAGTGTTGCTGTAACTGTGCTTTAATGCCATGATTTATTTCACAATATACTACTCACTCTTAAAAGTGAAGTTTCTAGCGgagaaatgtggaaaatgtCATTTAAGACTGAATAAATGACaagttaatttgttttcttttggttttgggGGGCGgctatttttgcctttattggacagttggtggctgagaggccgacaggaaacaaggggagagagaaatgggttTGACATGCgacaaaggtcccttgccggACTCAAGCCAAGGacggtgtgtgtatatatgacaCATGCTGTAACGACTTGAATACGTGGATGCTGCGCAAAGCatatacagtggtggaaaagtTTTTGGACACCCCAtgcatttgtgaaatattgcattaagaATCACTCTTAATTCTTCAAGTGCAATTTCCTTTAGTACAGTCACAGCCAAAATACTAAACAAATCTTAAAATAGATTATCAAAAGGTCTGGTTCAAAGCGTAAACTGAAGAATTTAGGAGAATTAAAGCAGTAATTCAAGAAGAATGGGACAAGATTACCCCTCAACAGTGTGAAAGGCTCGTGGGGAACATGCAAGCCAGGATTAGAGCTCTACTGCGTGCTAATGGctaaatatgcaaaatattaatttgatgatgtgatggtttatttattttttgttcagttttgaacacattatctgttatttgttgattttgatacCGACAATGTTGAGAACTGACATACTGAAACTGTCAAGAAtttagttttgttagtttttcttgtaaacaataaacaaaaacaatatcatttgtatttgtttgtgtctgtctaatgCAGCCACACcttttgaaacacaaaaaagatatttccacaaacatttcatgataatATTTGAGATTGTGTAAACTTTTAAGGGTGTCCgaaaacttttttccaccaaTGTATGTCAacctttgagctgcatttattgtattgtattaagtGTTAATTATTAATAGTCATGCATTACTGAGGTGGCATTTGTGCTCTCATTACAAAGTGGTAATATAAATGTCTACATATGTTTTTAATGCGTACAGTAAAAGCACGTTAAAGTATGTTAAgttcaatgtttttctttagtatgtaatatttgtataaaaaatatacaaagtcACTGAACCTGAAATTGGACAGGCTGGAACAGGAACAACCACATTCTGGACCTATTGTCCTATAGATTGGGTTTTATAATGCAGACCTGCTGCTAAAGGGAAGGCAGTATTCATGTTATCTTAGCTCTTGTTAACAGAAACttaaaacaggaagaagaagaagaacaaaaagaaacacttaCAAGCAAAATGAAGTGTACCACGGACCAGTTTACAGGCACTTTGGGTGTTCTTTAGGTTTCTCAAATGGTGTGCCGTGAGACAAGTCCAGGTGTGCCGTAAGACAAGTCCAGGTGTGCCGTGGGACTTTGTGACAGCTGTTGCTTAATTACATAACTATCCACACATTTATGAATACATGTTAAATGTAATAGGGCCTATATCAATACTTTGTGCGCACTCATTTTAGTAGGCTATCATTAGGCTACAGATGTAAATGCTATAAACAAAATTTAACACTAATTACTTTTGAAATAATCCATTTAGTCCAGTAAGTATAGACAATAGAAGGATAGTGATAATGTTTATGACTGCTAC encodes:
- the LOC128378921 gene encoding cytochrome P450 2F2-like translates to MLTLILLGVCVCFLLAQFTSRRPKNFPPGPTVLPFLGNVLSLSLENPLNDFERLRKTYGNVYSLYIGRKPAVIINGLKVMKEAMVTKATEFAGRPQDLYVNDTTQRKGVILADYGPSWKEHRRFALMTLRNFGLGKQSMEERILGETEYIMKTLEEHIGKTLSPQLMFHNAASNIICQVLFGRRYDYDDDFIKVIVQCFTENAKLANGPWAMLYDSFPMIRSLPLPFSKAFKNVATCLEIANRVLAEHKRTRVTGEPRDFVDCYLEELDKRDDTTTFSEDRLSMYALDIHFAGTDTTSNTLLTGFLYLMTHPHVQERCQQEIDQVLEGKDHASFDDRHSMPYVQAVVHEMQRVANTVPLSVFHCTTTDTELMGYSIPKGTMIIPNLTSLLQEEGQWKSIHGFNPENFLNDQEEFVKPEAFMPFSAGPRTCLGEGLARMELFLITVTLLRKFKFIWPEDAGKPDYTPVYGATLTPKPYRMEIQLRERQ